GATCGAGATAGGTGGAACGAAATGCCTCGGTCAGGCCGTACATCGGAAAAAGCTGTGCCTGCGGGAAGGTATCCTGCAAACTTCGCACCAGATCGACCGTCAGCGCGCCGCCGGTATTGGTCAGCCGCCGAATGGGGGCCACGGCGTCCTGGGGCCAGTCAAGTTCCGTCAGCTGCACCCACAGCGGCGGGACGGCGGCGAGCGTGGTCACCGCATGGCGGGCACAAGCCTTCGCAACGTCGCGCGCAAACAGATAGTCGAGCGGCACGACGCTGGCCCCGGCATACCAGCTGTTGAGCAACTGGTTCTGGCCGTAATCGAACGACAGCGGCAGAACCGCCAGCGTGACGTCATGGCTCTCGATCCCGAGATAGTGCGAAACGCTGGCTGCCCCCAGCCACATGTTCGCATGGCTGAGCATAACGCCCTTGGGGCGGCCCGTGGACCCGCTGGTATAGAGGATCGCGGCAAGATCGCCGGGATCGGCCTGCGATGGGGCCAGCGCCCCGTCACAGTCGGCAATGGCCGCCAGCGCTTCCGCTTCCGTCATGGCAATGCAGCCGGGCGGCACGTCGCCATCTTCCAGCGATTTCGCCCGGGCAGCGGTTGCGATCAGCAGGGTCGCGCCGCTGTCGGCCAGAATGTGGGCGACCTGCGCCCGCTTGAGCAAGGGATTGATCGGCACGTGGACCAGCCCCGCCCGCGCACATGCAAGAGGGAGCAGACAGGTCAGTTCGCCCTTCGCCGCCCAGCTCGCCACGCGCGCGCCATTGCCGGGCGCCCGGTCGCGCAGCCATGCCGCCATGCCGGCGACACGGGTTCTTAAGTCCTTGTAGCTAAGCGTGCCTTCGCGCAGCACCAGCGCGGGCGCATCCCCCTGGCCGCGTTCGGCAAGATGATCGAGCGGCATGGGATTCGGGTCGGGTGCGTCGGGCATGGTTTCTTTCGTGGAGTGCATTCGCTGTGATCGCCGTCAGCTATCACGACAGGGTTAACGTCTTGCAAGGGACCAATCCACCTGTCGCCTGCCCATTCGACCGCGGGGAATGGTTCGCGCTGCTGGCGGAAAGCGGCATGCCCGCGACCATCGCCGTGGCGGAGGAGGATGGGAAACGGGTGGCCCTGCCGCTCACCCCTGCCAATGGCCGGCTGGAGGCGCTGCGCAACTGGTACAGCTTCACCTGGCGTCCGCTCCAGACCGCCGATGCCGGAGGCGAACGGCTTCTGACCGCGCTCGCCGGCAAGCTGCGGCAACGCACCCATCGTGCCACGTTCTGGCCGGTTCCCAATGAAGATGGCGCCGCCACGCGGCTGGAACGGGCATTTCGCGAAAGCGGTTGGATCGTGGCGCGCGAACAGTGCGATCACAATCATGTCCTGCAAGTAAGTGGCCGCAGCTTCGCGGATTACTGGTCGGCGCGGCCCGGGCGAATGCGCACCACGCTGAAACGCAAGGGCAGAAAAGTCGACGTATCCATTCGCGAGCGCTTCGACGCGGACGACTGGTCCGCT
The nucleotide sequence above comes from Pelagerythrobacter marensis. Encoded proteins:
- a CDS encoding GNAT family N-acetyltransferase is translated as MIAVSYHDRVNVLQGTNPPVACPFDRGEWFALLAESGMPATIAVAEEDGKRVALPLTPANGRLEALRNWYSFTWRPLQTADAGGERLLTALAGKLRQRTHRATFWPVPNEDGAATRLERAFRESGWIVAREQCDHNHVLQVSGRSFADYWSARPGRMRTTLKRKGRKVDVSIRERFDADDWSAYEAIYAESWKPEEETPGLLRRFAQQEGDAGRIRLAVARHEGMPVAAQFWTVEGGTAYIHKLAHLEAHKALSAGTTLTAALFEHVIDRDRVEWIDFGTGNDGYKSDWMEVVRPRFRIDCLDPRQPRAWPALAKRLVRRLAPGARQG
- a CDS encoding acyl-CoA ligase (AMP-forming), exosortase A system-associated, encoding MPDAPDPNPMPLDHLAERGQGDAPALVLREGTLSYKDLRTRVAGMAAWLRDRAPGNGARVASWAAKGELTCLLPLACARAGLVHVPINPLLKRAQVAHILADSGATLLIATAARAKSLEDGDVPPGCIAMTEAEALAAIADCDGALAPSQADPGDLAAILYTSGSTGRPKGVMLSHANMWLGAASVSHYLGIESHDVTLAVLPLSFDYGQNQLLNSWYAGASVVPLDYLFARDVAKACARHAVTTLAAVPPLWVQLTELDWPQDAVAPIRRLTNTGGALTVDLVRSLQDTFPQAQLFPMYGLTEAFRSTYLDPALVDSHPTSMGTAIPFAEILVIDDAGQVTGPGEEGELVHCGPLVAQGYWQDAERSAERFRPAPAESRYGGTAVWSGDRVKRDADGLLYFVGRRDAMIKSAGNRISPQEVEDAAIATGLVAEAVALGVPDARLGQAVHLVVRPAAGVSDAPDRLAPALAKELPNFMQPQTIHWREVMPVNPNGKLDRTAIARELGA